Proteins encoded together in one Halalkaliarchaeum sp. AArc-CO window:
- a CDS encoding ABC transporter ATP-binding protein, translated as MTGITVDELDVHYGDLQVLWDVSLEIREDDSVVAIVGPNGTGKSTLLKTMSGLITPTDGTVEIFGTDSRNLSPSEIVERGFVHVSEERNLFGDLSVYENLKMGAYTERETFEETLEEVYEMFPILEERNDQKAGTLSGGQQQMVAIGRGLMAKPKVLALDEPSGGLAPQLTNRVFEKVDEISDDVTVVLVEQHVDQALDLANRAYLLENGRIATEGTGKELLESDRVKESYLSG; from the coding sequence ATGACGGGAATCACCGTCGACGAACTCGACGTTCACTACGGTGACCTCCAGGTACTGTGGGACGTCTCACTCGAGATCCGCGAAGACGACTCGGTCGTCGCGATTGTCGGTCCGAACGGCACCGGGAAGTCGACGCTTCTCAAGACGATGTCGGGCCTCATTACGCCGACCGACGGTACGGTAGAAATTTTCGGAACCGACAGTCGTAACTTATCCCCCAGCGAGATCGTCGAACGCGGGTTCGTCCACGTCTCCGAGGAGCGGAACCTATTCGGCGACCTTTCCGTGTACGAGAACCTCAAAATGGGTGCCTACACCGAACGCGAAACCTTCGAAGAGACTCTCGAGGAAGTGTACGAGATGTTCCCGATACTCGAAGAGCGCAACGACCAGAAGGCGGGAACCCTCAGCGGCGGACAGCAGCAGATGGTCGCGATCGGCCGGGGATTGATGGCCAAACCGAAAGTGCTCGCACTTGACGAGCCGTCGGGAGGGCTCGCTCCCCAGCTGACGAACCGGGTGTTCGAGAAGGTCGACGAGATCAGCGACGACGTCACTGTCGTCTTGGTCGAACAGCACGTCGATCAGGCGCTCGATCTAGCGAATCGGGCGTATCTCTTGGAAAACGGTCGCATCGCGACGGAAGGGACCGGAAAGGAGCTGCTCGAAAGCGACCGCGTCAAAGAAAGTTATCTGAGCGGGTGA
- a CDS encoding ABC transporter ATP-binding protein: MLTATGVTKEFGGLTAVDNVDLAIDEGEIVGLIGPNGAGKTTLFHTLTGVHLPNAGSIQFQGEELVGKKPNQIAKLGIARTFQTPQTFNELSVLDNVTAGAIFGRQESLSRSEAEQIARECLEFVDIEATEDEHAGSLTLADRKFLELARGLASDPKLILVDEIGSGLTPTELFEMADSLVRIRDELGISVFWIEHVMDAIMGSTDRIVVLNQGQKIAEGTPDEIQQNQQVVEAYLGTEVEA, encoded by the coding sequence ATGCTGACTGCTACAGGTGTTACCAAAGAGTTCGGCGGCTTGACTGCCGTCGACAACGTCGATCTCGCGATCGACGAGGGGGAGATCGTTGGGCTGATCGGTCCGAACGGTGCGGGGAAAACCACTCTCTTCCACACTTTGACGGGAGTTCATCTCCCTAATGCAGGCTCGATACAGTTTCAGGGTGAGGAGTTGGTCGGCAAGAAACCCAACCAGATCGCCAAGCTCGGTATCGCTCGTACCTTCCAGACTCCCCAGACGTTCAACGAGTTGTCCGTCCTCGACAACGTCACAGCCGGAGCGATCTTTGGGCGACAGGAATCGCTGTCCCGAAGCGAGGCCGAGCAGATCGCACGCGAGTGTCTGGAATTCGTCGACATCGAGGCCACAGAGGACGAACACGCCGGGAGTCTTACTCTCGCCGATCGAAAGTTTCTCGAACTGGCGAGAGGGTTAGCCTCCGACCCGAAGCTTATTCTCGTCGACGAGATCGGGAGCGGCCTGACGCCGACTGAACTCTTCGAAATGGCCGACTCGCTGGTCCGCATTCGAGACGAGCTCGGAATCTCTGTTTTCTGGATCGAGCACGTTATGGACGCGATCATGGGATCGACAGATCGGATCGTCGTGCTGAATCAGGGGCAGAAAATTGCCGAGGGAACTCCCGACGAGATCCAGCAGAATCAGCAGGTTGTGGAGGCGTACCTCGGTACCGAGGTGGAAGCATGA
- a CDS encoding ABC transporter substrate-binding protein has product MGEDSDDVLIGNTAALSGPMSSYGPYIRDGLEYAAQQINDDGGVLGRDLRIATEDNESDPETAATTALRQMDEGAVAVTGPVLSDVSIRVRHETEAQQVPFLPIQGASPRLLDKETRYTFRVGALPAPYYARATGEFVEHIGADNYAAIVADYSYGHSYQEGIEEFVKSIDGLNTQVELAPAGADDFSSQLRALPDDIEYMDLGGHPVGIFTIIPQMWEVGLDPDATSGPGDPLPIFYDALGDDIDRGITQIHMVDPTTDEYVDVAQQYFEETGEFFDPFTTFGYVTAQLVAEAIEDAGEADPQAVRDAISDIRFDSLLAYPLEYNEWGELTESKLQVLEFNLDSPPYYPDGDFYVESLFETDTFEPLDPDEWE; this is encoded by the coding sequence GTGGGGGAAGATTCGGACGATGTATTGATTGGAAACACCGCAGCGTTGTCCGGACCGATGTCGTCGTACGGCCCCTACATCCGGGATGGACTCGAATACGCGGCCCAGCAAATCAACGACGACGGTGGAGTCCTCGGGCGAGATCTCCGGATAGCGACGGAGGACAACGAATCCGATCCCGAAACCGCCGCAACGACGGCACTCCGGCAAATGGACGAAGGGGCCGTGGCGGTAACTGGGCCCGTGTTGAGCGACGTCTCCATCCGGGTGAGACACGAAACGGAAGCACAGCAGGTTCCGTTCCTCCCGATCCAGGGGGCATCACCCCGTCTACTGGACAAGGAGACCCGGTACACGTTCCGAGTCGGGGCACTGCCGGCACCGTACTACGCGAGAGCTACCGGCGAATTCGTAGAACATATCGGCGCAGATAACTACGCCGCGATCGTGGCTGATTACTCCTACGGCCACTCGTATCAGGAAGGAATCGAAGAGTTCGTGAAGTCGATCGACGGGCTGAACACGCAAGTCGAACTGGCTCCGGCCGGCGCGGACGACTTTTCCAGCCAGCTCCGGGCATTGCCGGACGATATCGAGTACATGGACCTCGGCGGTCACCCAGTCGGCATCTTCACGATCATTCCCCAGATGTGGGAGGTCGGACTCGATCCGGACGCCACGTCGGGTCCCGGGGATCCGTTGCCGATCTTTTATGACGCCCTCGGAGACGACATCGACAGAGGAATCACCCAGATCCACATGGTCGATCCGACGACGGACGAGTATGTAGACGTGGCCCAGCAATACTTCGAAGAAACCGGCGAGTTCTTCGATCCGTTCACCACGTTCGGATACGTCACGGCTCAACTCGTCGCGGAGGCCATCGAAGACGCCGGTGAAGCGGATCCACAGGCAGTTCGCGACGCCATCAGCGATATCCGTTTCGATTCGCTGCTCGCGTATCCGCTCGAATACAACGAGTGGGGTGAGCTAACGGAGTCCAAACTTCAGGTGCTAGAGTTCAACCTCGACTCCCCACCGTACTATCCAGACGGCGACTTCTACGTGGAATCCCTCTTCGAGACGGACACATTCGAACCGCTGGATCCCGATGAGTGGGAGTAG
- a CDS encoding branched-chain amino acid ABC transporter permease, which produces MELLTTLIEITIDGIGRGMLWALLGAGITLVFGLGEVLNLSQGVLAVVGAAVVFEMTNIGVHVVPAVVIGIVALAVLSYAIDQVILSSVYRSEGEERIMVAIFVTVGILLALEGLMFQRYPGSFSLPGGISSIDVGSVTILGASILNIAVGVIVISLLFIYLNYTYSGNAARTIASDETGAYLCGVDVRRMRTVIFILSGMLAAIAGILYGIGTEISVAAAFELTVFALLVSIVGGVRDVRGTIMSGIGLGVVFTYANYFIGSYVAMIALFLAVMLTIAIRKEDTL; this is translated from the coding sequence ATGGAACTGCTCACGACGCTGATCGAGATAACGATCGATGGAATCGGGAGGGGGATGCTGTGGGCGCTCCTCGGCGCCGGGATCACACTGGTGTTCGGACTGGGGGAGGTACTAAATCTGTCTCAGGGCGTGTTAGCAGTGGTCGGCGCGGCGGTGGTGTTCGAGATGACCAATATCGGCGTCCACGTCGTCCCCGCGGTCGTGATCGGCATCGTCGCGCTTGCGGTGTTGAGTTACGCGATCGATCAGGTCATTTTGAGCAGCGTCTATCGATCGGAAGGGGAAGAGCGGATCATGGTGGCGATCTTCGTCACTGTCGGTATCCTTCTCGCGCTCGAAGGGTTGATGTTCCAACGGTATCCGGGCAGTTTCTCGCTTCCCGGGGGGATTTCGAGCATCGACGTCGGTAGTGTGACGATACTCGGCGCGAGCATCCTGAACATCGCCGTCGGTGTGATCGTTATCTCACTTCTATTCATCTATCTGAATTACACGTATTCGGGGAATGCAGCCCGAACGATCGCCTCCGACGAGACAGGAGCGTATCTGTGTGGCGTTGACGTGCGGAGAATGAGAACAGTTATTTTCATATTGAGCGGAATGTTGGCCGCAATAGCCGGGATCCTCTACGGAATCGGGACCGAGATCTCGGTCGCGGCGGCGTTCGAACTGACCGTGTTTGCGCTCCTTGTGTCAATCGTCGGCGGCGTACGAGACGTCCGAGGAACGATCATGTCCGGTATCGGCCTGGGAGTGGTGTTCACTTACGCGAACTATTTCATCGGTAGCTACGTTGCGATGATCGCCCTGTTCCTGGCAGTCATGTTGACGATCGCGATCAGAAAGGAGGACACACTATGA
- a CDS encoding branched-chain amino acid ABC transporter permease, whose product MSVIDYVREFTNDRGNGRLPEIGIILAFFAVLPLFAASGYLLRVFTIIVVFALFTVALNIVFGHTDQLFLFVGGLAGMGAYTTVIAANSVGTTPWITLPLGVAIAGMIGGTVSYVAAKRKFTVILIAIFTLALQLTIMELLTGARGVTGGSVGMPVQGVGIQSDIQFYYLFVAVLIGFLVVYARMIDSRYGLAFETIRQEELAAEATGVDVVRYKVIAGTVGSLMIGFAGAVYAFWAGYISPGTFSFLSIDVLVLIMLTLGGMRTLSGPVIGAIAVVSIEEILASYPQWRLVIFGTLLIVLYLNFRQGIVPNVKSAYRERFASESG is encoded by the coding sequence ATGAGTGTGATCGACTACGTACGGGAGTTCACGAACGATAGAGGGAACGGTCGGCTACCCGAAATAGGGATCATTCTCGCGTTCTTCGCCGTCTTACCGCTTTTCGCCGCCAGTGGATACCTCCTGCGAGTATTTACGATCATCGTCGTCTTCGCACTGTTTACCGTCGCGTTGAACATCGTTTTTGGCCATACCGATCAGCTGTTCCTCTTCGTCGGCGGGCTCGCAGGGATGGGTGCATACACAACCGTTATCGCAGCGAACTCCGTTGGAACGACGCCGTGGATAACGCTCCCGCTGGGGGTCGCAATCGCCGGGATGATCGGCGGGACGGTCAGCTACGTTGCCGCAAAGCGGAAGTTCACCGTCATCCTGATCGCGATATTTACTCTCGCTCTCCAATTGACCATCATGGAGCTTCTTACGGGCGCGAGAGGGGTGACCGGCGGTAGCGTCGGAATGCCCGTTCAGGGAGTCGGCATACAGAGTGATATACAGTTTTACTATCTGTTTGTCGCCGTTCTGATCGGATTCCTCGTCGTGTACGCACGGATGATCGACTCCCGATACGGACTTGCGTTCGAAACGATAAGACAAGAAGAGCTCGCCGCGGAGGCAACTGGCGTCGACGTTGTCAGGTACAAGGTCATCGCCGGAACTGTCGGATCTCTAATGATTGGATTCGCCGGCGCGGTTTACGCGTTTTGGGCCGGATACATCTCCCCCGGGACGTTCTCGTTTTTGAGTATTGACGTACTCGTGTTGATCATGTTGACTCTGGGCGGGATGCGAACGCTGTCCGGACCAGTCATCGGTGCGATAGCGGTGGTCAGCATAGAGGAAATACTCGCGTCGTATCCCCAGTGGAGGCTCGTCATCTTCGGAACACTACTGATCGTCCTGTATCTCAATTTCCGTCAGGGGATCGTTCCGAACGTCAAGAGCGCGTATCGCGAGCGGTTCGCTTCCGAGAGTGGTTGA
- a CDS encoding MFS transporter: MNDSAYPTKRWAILGIAWGGFFAVAMAWYVMPTLQPDILELYGVTAAQFRTALTLPFLVAGILAIPGGIIADRIGLRRAATLGLGIAGVGFLLRSQVGGFWSLLTPMLLVGVGMGLTMPNLPKLVSVWFPPDETGLATGIYNTGLMGGLSTGLIIAPFLPGWSTGNLLLGGVVLVLAIAFFAIVRDSPPGDELPKTPMIEGIQRAVKSRNTWIASFALFAGLTGMVAIQGELPVGLFELYDIPTATGGQIASLITYASVLGALTIPGFATRRDRRKTMLVVASVGFGVVMFPVWLTGNVTVLFVGTAIAGYLAGGALPIIMEVPTWLPRLESDPVESQHVGAASGLMTSLMNVGGFVGLPFIIGPIIDLQGYTVAFGVAMVIFAFQGILGLLFTFPEITEPAGSQ, translated from the coding sequence ATGAACGATTCAGCGTATCCGACGAAACGATGGGCGATTCTCGGAATAGCCTGGGGAGGATTCTTCGCCGTGGCCATGGCGTGGTACGTAATGCCAACCTTGCAGCCGGACATCCTGGAACTGTACGGCGTTACGGCCGCACAGTTTCGAACCGCGTTGACGCTTCCCTTTCTCGTTGCAGGGATACTGGCGATCCCGGGCGGGATCATCGCCGACAGGATCGGACTCCGACGGGCTGCAACGCTCGGTCTCGGAATCGCGGGCGTCGGCTTCCTCCTTCGCTCACAGGTCGGCGGCTTCTGGAGCCTTCTGACTCCGATGTTGCTCGTCGGGGTGGGGATGGGACTGACGATGCCGAACCTCCCGAAACTGGTGAGCGTCTGGTTCCCGCCCGACGAAACCGGATTGGCGACGGGAATCTACAACACCGGCCTGATGGGCGGCCTCTCGACTGGACTGATCATCGCGCCGTTCCTTCCCGGCTGGTCGACCGGGAACCTCCTGCTGGGGGGTGTCGTTCTGGTGTTGGCCATCGCCTTCTTTGCGATCGTGCGCGATTCCCCACCCGGAGACGAGCTCCCGAAAACGCCCATGATCGAAGGGATACAACGGGCAGTGAAAAGCAGGAACACGTGGATCGCGTCGTTCGCGCTGTTTGCGGGACTCACAGGAATGGTGGCGATACAGGGGGAGCTTCCGGTTGGGCTTTTCGAGCTGTACGACATCCCGACTGCGACCGGCGGTCAGATCGCGTCGCTGATCACCTACGCGAGCGTCCTCGGGGCGTTGACGATCCCCGGGTTCGCCACCAGACGGGACCGTCGCAAGACGATGTTGGTCGTCGCCTCCGTCGGGTTCGGTGTCGTGATGTTCCCGGTCTGGCTCACGGGGAACGTGACTGTGCTGTTCGTCGGCACCGCGATCGCGGGCTATCTCGCTGGGGGTGCCCTCCCGATCATCATGGAGGTGCCGACCTGGCTCCCCCGACTGGAGTCCGATCCCGTCGAATCCCAGCACGTGGGTGCAGCCTCCGGCTTGATGACGAGTCTGATGAATGTGGGGGGCTTTGTCGGACTCCCGTTTATCATCGGTCCAATAATCGATCTACAGGGATACACCGTCGCCTTCGGCGTCGCGATGGTCATCTTCGCGTTCCAGGGAATTCTCGGCCTGCTGTTTACGTTCCCGGAGATCACGGAACCTGCCGGGAGTCAATAA
- a CDS encoding CRTAC1 family protein gives MFGDVSDRLVDDGAMRGYGAAVTPGRRGPIAFVCGYDGNNRLYQPAAGSDGGDDLVDVACGIVADSGRHAIGVAAADLDADGCEELYVHNTDTFGGVTADGDLLLDRAAADRDVWRDVFALEVNEGRENFRSGRSVAAIDRFGTGQYGVAIACYGSELRYYELGEDGELTDMAPALGVDVTCGGRSVCAGPLVSDGMDLYLGVDGGPNRLFENGGGNFSEVDSAAELADPDGNTRGLALVGATDLPDGEEPTRSSMPAAAGAFELAVGNWEGPGRIFRPGKSGFEDVAPSEFARPASTRTLIAADFDNDGHVELFQNCLGEANALFRRRLDGWTELDPGDALEPTGFGTGAVVADFDDDGTLELLIVHGEVAAQPPSLYAVENDNDWLRVAPTTAHGAPARGAVVELETDETRKRRLVDAGSSYLCQSEPVAHFGLGGETPRRLRVWWPGGYETTVDSPETCRELVVEHPRRR, from the coding sequence ATGTTCGGGGACGTCTCCGACCGCCTGGTGGACGACGGGGCGATGCGCGGCTACGGGGCCGCGGTGACCCCGGGGCGTCGGGGACCGATCGCGTTCGTCTGTGGGTACGACGGTAACAATCGGCTGTATCAGCCGGCGGCCGGTTCCGACGGCGGAGACGATCTGGTCGACGTCGCGTGTGGGATCGTCGCCGATTCGGGGCGTCACGCCATTGGCGTCGCGGCGGCCGATCTCGACGCCGACGGCTGTGAGGAGCTGTACGTTCACAACACCGACACGTTCGGAGGGGTGACCGCCGACGGGGACCTGCTTCTGGATCGGGCGGCTGCCGACCGCGACGTCTGGCGGGACGTGTTCGCCCTCGAGGTGAACGAGGGCCGGGAGAACTTCCGCTCGGGTCGGTCGGTCGCCGCGATCGACCGGTTCGGAACCGGACAGTACGGCGTGGCGATCGCCTGCTACGGAAGCGAACTCAGGTACTACGAACTCGGCGAGGACGGGGAGCTCACCGACATGGCACCCGCGCTCGGCGTCGACGTCACCTGTGGGGGGCGGTCGGTGTGTGCCGGGCCGCTCGTCTCCGACGGAATGGACCTGTATCTCGGGGTCGATGGGGGTCCGAACCGCCTGTTCGAAAACGGTGGCGGGAACTTCTCGGAGGTCGACTCCGCCGCCGAACTCGCGGATCCGGACGGGAACACGCGGGGGCTCGCACTCGTCGGGGCCACGGATCTTCCCGACGGCGAAGAGCCCACTCGGTCGTCTATGCCTGCGGCCGCGGGGGCGTTCGAACTCGCGGTCGGCAACTGGGAGGGCCCCGGCCGGATCTTTCGGCCGGGGAAATCGGGGTTCGAAGACGTGGCCCCGTCGGAGTTTGCCCGTCCAGCCTCCACGCGGACGCTGATCGCGGCCGACTTCGACAACGACGGACACGTGGAACTGTTTCAGAACTGTCTGGGCGAAGCGAACGCGCTGTTCCGTCGGCGACTCGACGGCTGGACGGAACTCGATCCGGGGGACGCGCTCGAGCCGACGGGGTTCGGGACTGGGGCGGTCGTCGCCGATTTCGACGACGACGGCACACTGGAGTTGCTCATCGTCCACGGCGAAGTCGCCGCCCAGCCACCCAGCCTCTATGCGGTGGAAAACGACAACGACTGGCTCCGGGTGGCACCCACGACGGCTCACGGAGCGCCCGCACGCGGTGCCGTCGTCGAACTCGAAACGGACGAAACCCGGAAACGACGTCTCGTCGACGCAGGCTCCAGCTATCTCTGTCAGTCGGAACCAGTCGCACATTTCGGACTGGGCGGGGAGACCCCCCGACGACTGCGTGTGTGGTGGCCCGGCGGATACGAGACGACGGTCGACTCGCCCGAGACGTGTCGCGAACTCGTCGTCGAGCATCCGCGACGTCGATAG